A single region of the Thermococcus sp. Bubb.Bath genome encodes:
- a CDS encoding DUF835 domain-containing protein, which produces MVNFTLKLDIEIFKLAIVTLALFVLYRYRRIFEASLSPSLLRKGAYVTVIFWLGFLADVMNDVYPTELTKILDDIIISLALVLGMYYLLDHMKRASVSVKPKKTLSGTPTLYRGAYLFCDSDLNRVLSLTAGKKVLAITRNPRPFKKANVPYLWLSRINSENTIDPLRLPAIMSYLISNSDENTVVIIDGIEYLVVENGFNSVLKFLTALKDNLLLRGATCVVLLSPETLDESQLALLRREFQELCIKSSKTKTVEH; this is translated from the coding sequence ATGGTGAACTTCACCCTGAAGCTTGATATCGAGATATTCAAGCTTGCCATCGTCACGTTAGCCCTTTTTGTCCTCTACAGATATCGCCGGATTTTTGAGGCCTCTTTGTCTCCGAGCCTTTTGAGAAAGGGTGCCTACGTCACGGTGATTTTCTGGCTCGGTTTTCTCGCGGATGTCATGAACGATGTGTATCCAACGGAGCTCACCAAAATTTTGGACGACATCATAATATCCTTAGCCCTTGTTCTTGGGATGTATTATCTTTTGGATCATATGAAGAGAGCTAGCGTATCAGTCAAACCAAAGAAAACCCTCAGTGGTACCCCCACCCTTTATAGGGGAGCCTATCTCTTCTGTGATTCTGATCTGAACCGGGTCCTTTCCCTCACCGCTGGCAAGAAGGTTCTGGCCATCACAAGAAATCCGAGGCCTTTTAAGAAGGCCAACGTCCCTTACCTGTGGCTTAGCAGGATAAACTCCGAGAACACCATAGACCCCCTCCGGCTGCCGGCAATAATGAGCTATCTAATTTCGAACTCGGACGAGAATACCGTTGTAATAATCGATGGAATTGAGTATCTGGTGGTGGAGAACGGATTCAACAGCGTTCTGAAGTTCCTTACCGCACTCAAAGACAACCTCCTGCTTAGGGGAGCGACTTGTGTAGTCCTTCTGAGCCCAGAGACTCTCGACGAATCCCAGCTCGCCCTCCTACGGAGGGAGTTTCAGGAGCTTTGCATTAAGAGCTCAAAAACGAAAACAGTGGAGCATTGA
- the trmBL1 gene encoding HTH-type sugar sensing transcriptional regulator TrmBL1: MREEEIIEKLQKLGLTKYESLAYITLLKLGPSKATDITKESGIPHTRVYDVLSSLHKKGFVDVMQGTPRLYKPVNPEVVLERIKDEIISDIENLKGAFLELYRQVHGEALPEIWTIQGFDNTIERAEYVIRSAKHEVLINTPIEFLETLKKEIKGRKDILFVIVSNFGDEIPEWLEGDNIILARSGGAPWLMASWIIGDIEYALFFGALPQDKRREKFYSFWAKSPRIIQNYMHWFYTIYFDNSEVIKPLAYKRLSKPLSLVNIRTLITVLKLAGLPRRAEIIGRLIDTKEPVTLDGTIVNYEYTPLTANISFKYDGEELKVGGISSYFEDVEGEKFILLE; this comes from the coding sequence ATGAGGGAAGAGGAAATAATTGAAAAGCTTCAGAAGCTGGGCCTGACCAAGTACGAGAGCCTCGCTTACATCACGCTCCTGAAGCTCGGTCCCAGCAAGGCGACCGACATAACAAAGGAGAGTGGGATTCCGCACACGCGTGTTTACGACGTTCTCAGTTCCCTTCACAAAAAGGGATTCGTGGACGTCATGCAGGGAACTCCGAGACTGTACAAACCGGTCAATCCTGAGGTCGTTCTTGAGAGGATTAAGGACGAAATAATAAGTGACATCGAGAACCTGAAGGGTGCTTTCCTTGAACTCTACCGCCAGGTCCACGGGGAGGCGCTACCGGAGATATGGACGATCCAGGGCTTTGACAACACCATCGAGAGGGCCGAATACGTCATAAGGAGCGCCAAGCACGAAGTTCTGATAAACACACCCATTGAGTTCTTAGAAACCCTGAAGAAGGAGATAAAGGGCAGAAAGGACATCCTCTTCGTGATAGTCAGCAACTTTGGCGACGAAATACCAGAATGGCTTGAAGGCGACAACATAATCCTCGCAAGGAGCGGGGGTGCCCCCTGGCTTATGGCAAGCTGGATAATAGGTGACATCGAGTACGCGTTGTTCTTTGGTGCATTACCTCAAGACAAGAGGAGGGAGAAGTTCTACTCGTTCTGGGCAAAGAGCCCCAGGATAATCCAGAATTACATGCACTGGTTCTACACGATCTACTTCGACAACAGCGAGGTGATAAAGCCACTAGCCTACAAGAGACTCTCAAAGCCGCTCTCCTTGGTCAACATAAGGACTCTGATAACCGTCCTGAAGCTGGCGGGGCTTCCCAGGAGGGCAGAGATCATCGGTAGACTCATAGACACGAAGGAACCTGTAACTCTCGACGGCACCATCGTCAACTACGAGTACACCCCACTGACCGCGAACATAAGCTTCAAGTACGACGGAGAGGAGCTCAAGGTCGGTGGAATCAGCAGCTACTTTGAGGACGTAGAGGGGGAGAAGTTCATCCTCCTTGAGTGA
- a CDS encoding ribonuclease P protein component 2, with translation MREKPKYLPPTLRDKNRYIAFQVIGERPFKKDEIKKAVWDASLSALGYLGSARAKPWFIKFDEGSQTGVVRVDGKHVEELRFALAMLTEINGSRVIFRTLGVSGTIKRLKRKFLSEYGWR, from the coding sequence ATGAGGGAGAAGCCCAAGTACCTTCCACCCACGCTCAGGGACAAGAACCGCTACATAGCCTTTCAGGTTATCGGGGAGAGGCCATTCAAGAAGGACGAGATAAAGAAAGCGGTTTGGGACGCTTCGCTTTCTGCCCTTGGATACCTCGGCTCAGCCAGAGCGAAGCCGTGGTTCATAAAGTTCGACGAGGGGAGCCAGACCGGGGTAGTTAGGGTCGATGGGAAGCACGTGGAGGAGCTGCGCTTCGCCCTGGCGATGCTCACCGAGATAAACGGCTCACGGGTTATCTTCAGAACCCTTGGCGTTTCGGGAACAATAAAAAGGTTGAAAAGGAAGTTTCTGTCTGAATACGGCTGGCGCTAA
- the ileS gene encoding isoleucine--tRNA ligase, with protein MIKEPEFREYNPGELEEKIERFWQENNTYEKVKKLRENGPKYYFLDGPPYVSGAIHLGTAWNKIIKDMVIRFRSMQGYNVRRQPGFDMHGLPIEVKVEQALGLKIKKDIETKIGVDNFIKKCKEFALNNLKTMTEQFKMLGVWMDWDNPYMTIKNEYIESGWFTLKRAWEKGLLEKDKRVLHWCPRCETALAEHEVRGEYKVRKDPSIYVKFPVEGKENEYLLIWTTTPWTLPANLAVTVHPEYEYAKVRVKTENGEEYWIIAEALVERVLNEVGVKGEIVGTFKGKELEGIRYVHVLMDEYPIQKEFRGKYEWAHRVILGEHVTLEDGTGLVHTAPGHGEEDFEVGKKYGLPIYSPVDDEGRYTEGKWKGTYVKEADPKIIAHLTEKGYLVKAGEIEHKYPHCWRCKTPLIFRATDQWFLKVSKVKDKIIEENDEKVTWYPDWVKVRYDNGVMNSGDWVISRQRYWGIPLPIWQAEDGEIYVVGSFKELVEKSVALEINGERVDLSEDYQEKLKVIEEKLGPEDLHRPYVDAFIIRVNGKEMKRVKDVVDVWFDSGIASWASLDYPRTDENFKKLWPADFIVEGEDQVTKWFYSQQAASIIAFDTVPYRKVAMHGYVLDEKGDKMSKSLGNIIRPEEVVQKEGRDPFRFYMLWATNPWENLRFSWKGLEQVKRMLNILWNVYVLSATYMSLDSFDPTKLNPEELPFREEDRWVLSRANSLIGEVTDGIETFRLTKSTRAIYNFVVEDLSRWYVRLIRKRMWVEGDDPDKLAAYYTVWKVFDVLLRLMAPFTPYIAEEIYQNLLRPFTGVESVHMLDWPGADEKSIDEELEREMEYVRRIVEAGSSARQKARIKLRYPIRRIVVETEDETVAKAVERLNRLLKDQLNTKEVVVGKVERELIIKPNFAKVGPEFKGDAKKVIAWISEHGRELYERGEMNVELEGKAFHLTREHVTVEEKLPDFLVAEEFEGGKVFVDKTLTRELLAEGLAREFVRRIQEMRKRLDLDVNDRIKVTIETTDENRELLQENLDYIKGETRAVDVAFDEAKGYAVEWPEVQARIGIEKV; from the coding sequence ATGATTAAAGAGCCGGAGTTTAGGGAGTACAACCCAGGGGAGCTTGAAGAAAAGATAGAGCGCTTTTGGCAGGAGAACAACACCTATGAAAAGGTGAAAAAGCTCAGGGAAAACGGCCCGAAGTACTACTTCCTCGACGGGCCACCCTACGTCAGCGGTGCAATCCATCTCGGAACTGCTTGGAACAAGATCATCAAGGACATGGTGATAAGGTTCAGGAGCATGCAAGGCTACAACGTGCGCAGACAGCCGGGCTTCGACATGCACGGCCTTCCGATAGAGGTGAAGGTCGAGCAGGCCCTCGGTCTCAAGATAAAGAAGGACATAGAGACCAAGATCGGGGTTGACAACTTCATAAAGAAGTGCAAGGAGTTCGCCCTCAACAACCTCAAGACGATGACCGAGCAGTTCAAGATGCTCGGCGTCTGGATGGACTGGGACAACCCCTACATGACGATAAAGAACGAGTACATCGAATCGGGCTGGTTTACCCTAAAACGGGCCTGGGAAAAGGGTCTCCTTGAGAAGGACAAGCGCGTCCTCCACTGGTGTCCGCGCTGTGAGACCGCTTTAGCCGAGCACGAGGTTCGCGGTGAGTACAAGGTAAGGAAGGACCCGAGCATCTACGTCAAGTTCCCGGTTGAGGGTAAGGAGAACGAATATCTCCTCATCTGGACAACGACGCCCTGGACCCTCCCGGCCAACTTGGCAGTTACAGTCCACCCCGAGTACGAGTACGCCAAGGTCAGGGTTAAGACTGAGAATGGTGAGGAGTACTGGATAATAGCGGAAGCCCTCGTGGAGAGGGTTCTCAATGAGGTCGGCGTCAAGGGTGAAATCGTTGGGACATTCAAGGGCAAGGAGCTTGAAGGAATACGCTACGTACACGTCCTTATGGATGAATATCCAATCCAGAAGGAGTTCCGCGGGAAGTACGAGTGGGCTCACAGGGTTATCCTCGGTGAGCACGTAACCCTCGAGGACGGTACCGGATTGGTTCACACAGCTCCCGGCCACGGTGAGGAGGACTTCGAGGTCGGCAAGAAGTACGGACTGCCGATTTACAGCCCCGTTGATGACGAGGGTAGGTACACCGAGGGCAAGTGGAAGGGAACATACGTCAAGGAAGCCGACCCGAAGATAATAGCGCACCTCACCGAGAAGGGCTATCTCGTCAAAGCCGGCGAGATAGAGCACAAGTACCCGCACTGCTGGCGCTGTAAGACCCCGCTGATATTCCGCGCCACAGACCAGTGGTTCCTGAAGGTGAGCAAAGTTAAGGACAAGATAATCGAGGAGAACGACGAGAAGGTCACCTGGTACCCGGACTGGGTTAAGGTTCGTTACGACAACGGTGTCATGAACTCCGGTGACTGGGTCATAAGCAGGCAGCGCTACTGGGGAATCCCGCTCCCGATATGGCAGGCCGAGGACGGGGAGATATACGTCGTCGGCTCCTTCAAAGAGCTCGTTGAGAAGAGCGTTGCCCTTGAGATAAACGGCGAGCGGGTTGACCTCTCCGAGGACTACCAAGAGAAGCTTAAGGTGATAGAGGAGAAGCTCGGTCCAGAAGACCTCCACAGGCCATACGTTGATGCCTTCATCATAAGGGTGAACGGTAAGGAGATGAAGCGCGTTAAAGACGTCGTCGACGTCTGGTTCGACAGCGGAATAGCGAGCTGGGCCTCCCTCGACTATCCAAGGACGGACGAGAACTTCAAGAAGCTCTGGCCGGCGGACTTCATAGTCGAGGGTGAAGACCAGGTCACCAAGTGGTTCTACTCCCAGCAGGCCGCGAGCATTATCGCCTTCGATACCGTTCCATACAGGAAGGTCGCTATGCACGGCTACGTCCTCGACGAGAAGGGCGACAAGATGAGCAAGAGCCTCGGAAACATCATTCGCCCTGAGGAGGTCGTTCAGAAGGAGGGAAGGGACCCCTTCAGGTTCTACATGCTCTGGGCGACGAACCCATGGGAGAACCTCCGCTTCAGCTGGAAGGGTCTTGAGCAGGTCAAGAGGATGCTCAACATCCTCTGGAACGTTTACGTATTGAGTGCCACCTACATGAGCCTCGACAGCTTTGACCCGACGAAGCTCAACCCCGAGGAGCTTCCCTTCCGCGAGGAGGACAGGTGGGTACTCAGCAGGGCAAACAGCCTCATAGGTGAGGTTACCGATGGAATAGAGACCTTCAGGCTCACCAAATCGACTAGGGCCATCTACAACTTCGTGGTTGAGGATTTAAGCAGGTGGTACGTGAGGCTCATCAGGAAGAGGATGTGGGTCGAGGGAGACGACCCCGACAAGTTAGCGGCCTACTACACCGTCTGGAAGGTCTTCGACGTTCTTCTGAGGCTCATGGCGCCGTTCACACCCTACATAGCCGAGGAGATATACCAGAATCTCCTGAGGCCCTTTACTGGAGTAGAGAGCGTCCACATGCTCGACTGGCCGGGGGCTGACGAGAAGTCCATAGATGAAGAGCTCGAGCGCGAGATGGAATACGTCAGGAGAATCGTCGAGGCAGGCTCAAGCGCGAGGCAGAAGGCCAGGATAAAGCTCCGCTACCCGATTAGGAGGATAGTCGTTGAGACGGAGGACGAGACAGTTGCGAAGGCCGTCGAGAGGCTCAACAGACTCCTTAAAGACCAGCTCAACACCAAGGAGGTCGTCGTTGGAAAGGTAGAGCGCGAGCTCATCATAAAGCCGAACTTCGCCAAAGTCGGTCCGGAGTTCAAGGGCGACGCCAAGAAGGTTATAGCCTGGATAAGCGAGCACGGCAGGGAGCTCTACGAGAGGGGCGAGATGAACGTTGAGCTCGAAGGAAAGGCCTTCCACCTGACGAGGGAGCACGTAACCGTTGAGGAGAAGCTCCCGGACTTCCTTGTTGCTGAAGAGTTCGAGGGCGGAAAGGTATTCGTAGACAAGACCCTCACCAGGGAACTCCTGGCTGAGGGACTCGCCAGGGAGTTCGTCAGGAGGATACAGGAGATGAGGAAGAGGCTCGACCTCGATGTTAACGACCGCATTAAGGTCACCATAGAGACCACGGACGAGAACCGCGAGCTCCTTCAGGAGAATCTCGACTACATAAAGGGAGAAACAAGGGCTGTGGATGTGGCCTTTGACGAAGCCAAGGGCTACGCCGTTGAGTGGCCCGAAGTGCAGGCGAGGATAGGGATTGAGAAGGTTTAA
- a CDS encoding type II toxin-antitoxin system VapC family toxin has product MRLKPRQMLALEKITVVNFDRASAEVAGEIFRDLASKGRRPPTKDLLIDATAIAHNSILFTCDKGFERFKEYGLKVKILEKWALCSFVHSFTLAFFV; this is encoded by the coding sequence GTGAGACTCAAACCCCGGCAAATGTTAGCCCTTGAAAAGATAACAGTTGTAAACTTTGACAGAGCGAGCGCGGAAGTTGCAGGGGAGATATTTAGAGATTTGGCCTCAAAAGGCCGAAGACCTCCGACGAAGGATCTGCTCATCGATGCAACTGCAATAGCCCATAATTCAATCCTCTTCACCTGTGACAAGGGCTTCGAGCGCTTTAAGGAGTACGGGCTGAAGGTGAAAATTTTGGAAAAATGGGCATTGTGTTCTTTTGTTCACTCTTTTACTCTGGCTTTTTTCGTTTAA
- a CDS encoding TIGR00529 family membrane protein encodes MNGILFIAASFGLILILIRLKVNIGVSIFLGSIVLGALFGLKPEGLLEAFYSSSTSWSTLRLIIIIATIMALAEVFSQTGYLKLMEEAVRNLFPDERYSLAALPALIGLMPMPAGALVSAPMIEGVSEKLSLSPERKTLTNYWFRHIWEHSWPMYQAIIITSVILGVSVGTLSAHLFAMTVIMALVGYFHILMPLKSVKTEGRDLRKGSILFLRTTYPIFIIILISVVLGYDMVYGAIAGLLSVLIPSAKRITGKAVAKYALQPKIIFLLFAVMYFKEVLEVTGAIKTLPKAILSVHFPVAAVVMITPFVVGLITGMSFAYAGMTFPILSPFLVDYKWIALAYLSGYMGMLFSPVHLCLIFSAEYYRADLGRVYRELLIPSLLLFFAGLAYIFLVL; translated from the coding sequence ATGAACGGCATCCTCTTCATAGCGGCATCATTCGGTCTCATACTGATACTCATTCGCCTGAAGGTTAACATAGGGGTCTCGATATTCTTAGGATCCATCGTGCTTGGAGCGCTGTTCGGCTTAAAACCCGAGGGGCTCCTAGAGGCCTTTTACTCGTCTTCAACTTCATGGAGCACGCTGAGACTGATTATAATAATAGCCACCATAATGGCCCTGGCTGAGGTGTTCTCCCAGACGGGCTACCTGAAGCTCATGGAAGAGGCCGTTCGAAACCTGTTCCCGGATGAGAGGTATTCACTAGCGGCCCTTCCAGCCCTTATAGGCCTCATGCCAATGCCCGCGGGTGCGCTCGTTTCAGCCCCAATGATAGAGGGTGTGTCGGAGAAGCTCAGTCTCTCCCCGGAGAGAAAAACCCTCACAAACTACTGGTTCAGACACATCTGGGAGCACTCATGGCCGATGTACCAGGCCATAATAATAACATCGGTCATTCTAGGAGTCTCTGTAGGCACTTTAAGCGCCCATCTTTTTGCAATGACCGTAATAATGGCGTTGGTTGGTTATTTCCACATCCTAATGCCCTTGAAATCTGTCAAAACCGAGGGGAGAGACCTGAGGAAGGGGTCCATTCTGTTCCTGAGAACCACATACCCCATCTTCATCATAATCCTCATCTCGGTTGTACTGGGTTATGATATGGTGTACGGTGCGATTGCGGGGTTGTTATCCGTATTAATCCCCAGTGCCAAGAGGATAACTGGGAAGGCCGTGGCAAAATACGCCCTTCAGCCAAAGATAATTTTCCTCCTCTTCGCGGTCATGTACTTCAAAGAAGTCTTGGAAGTTACTGGGGCCATTAAAACACTCCCTAAAGCTATCCTAAGCGTTCATTTCCCAGTAGCAGCCGTTGTGATGATAACGCCATTCGTAGTCGGCCTTATAACAGGCATGAGCTTCGCGTATGCTGGTATGACCTTCCCCATTCTCAGCCCATTTTTGGTGGATTACAAGTGGATAGCCCTCGCCTACCTTAGTGGATACATGGGCATGCTCTTCAGTCCGGTGCATCTATGCCTCATTTTCTCCGCGGAATACTACAGGGCAGACCTCGGTAGAGTTTATCGCGAGCTTCTCATCCCTTCTCTCCTGTTGTTCTTTGCGGGACTCGCTTATATCTTTCTCGTCCTCTGA
- a CDS encoding C39 family peptidase → MKRKNRSMVILLVFLMLGTLLLNTESYVSGDHALEVAKSPTKALPLVSRNMALYLAKNELNSVPFMDFKGAKIGKKLVLFYFPDGRPAYYEVPIFMGRKLIGVMFMPASKTMPPGWMQVFEARKLVSQQLDKIAETRGIRHYRYVVLGAAMFGIQTGDGTVVDLAGREYRIDPKMPFRFSIESEKNVMLWAKLERDASKSSSIKIIEGVPTWTSTDTGNANTKYPDNVGSAPDPWDDWDGCSPIAASMVVAYYESQFRTAYLREAIIDVLHFTMGTNNKGETEADDIPRGIEDFYWEAIKLYKDGYLGVHPTYGYDATNREYSSNYQLFLAVKREVDTNHPGLLNVHLRLRNGSIIGHSMTFVGYYDDASIQEIYVHTTWKDLPEGWIRVGNWGDAMITTVKPIKMCWHGICPYVAITARG, encoded by the coding sequence ATGAAGCGGAAGAACAGAAGCATGGTAATACTGCTGGTGTTTTTGATGTTAGGGACGCTCCTGCTTAACACGGAAAGCTACGTTTCCGGAGACCATGCCCTTGAAGTGGCCAAAAGTCCTACTAAAGCTCTTCCCCTGGTTTCCAGGAACATGGCATTGTATCTGGCAAAAAACGAGCTTAACAGCGTTCCATTTATGGACTTCAAAGGAGCAAAAATCGGAAAGAAGCTGGTTCTGTTCTACTTCCCTGATGGGAGACCAGCCTACTATGAGGTTCCCATCTTTATGGGTAGAAAACTCATTGGCGTTATGTTCATGCCGGCATCAAAAACAATGCCCCCCGGATGGATGCAGGTGTTTGAGGCCAGGAAGCTTGTAAGTCAGCAACTGGACAAAATTGCGGAAACAAGGGGGATTAGGCATTATCGCTATGTTGTTCTTGGGGCGGCAATGTTTGGAATTCAAACCGGTGATGGCACCGTTGTTGATTTGGCAGGCAGAGAGTACAGGATCGATCCGAAAATGCCATTTAGGTTCTCAATAGAATCTGAGAAAAACGTGATGCTCTGGGCCAAGTTGGAAAGGGATGCTTCCAAGAGTTCCTCGATAAAGATCATTGAAGGGGTGCCAACTTGGACATCCACTGACACTGGAAACGCCAACACTAAATATCCCGATAACGTGGGTTCTGCTCCAGATCCGTGGGATGATTGGGATGGCTGTTCCCCAATAGCGGCATCAATGGTGGTTGCATATTATGAGTCCCAATTTAGAACCGCCTATCTGAGGGAAGCAATAATTGACGTTCTCCATTTCACAATGGGGACAAACAATAAAGGTGAGACAGAGGCAGACGACATACCGAGAGGAATTGAGGATTTTTACTGGGAGGCCATAAAACTTTATAAAGATGGGTATCTTGGTGTTCATCCAACCTATGGCTACGACGCCACGAATCGTGAATATTCCTCAAACTATCAACTGTTCTTGGCGGTTAAACGTGAAGTTGATACGAACCATCCCGGTCTTTTGAACGTCCACTTGAGACTTAGAAATGGTAGTATTATTGGGCACTCAATGACCTTTGTTGGGTATTACGATGATGCAAGCATCCAGGAAATATACGTACATACGACATGGAAAGATCTACCAGAGGGATGGATAAGGGTCGGTAACTGGGGGGATGCAATGATAACAACTGTAAAACCCATAAAAATGTGTTGGCATGGAATATGCCCCTACGTGGCCATAACTGCCAGAGGGTGA
- a CDS encoding glycogen synthase: MKILILGFEYLPIKVGGLAEAVTSIAEGLVELGNEVVVFTPDHGKKLGEPFLGFEVEFEGGSVEISVRKREQNGVTVYTLGGGLLDTGVYPDWETLKRKTVLFGKASAGLMNRIIGEFKPDVVHAHDWHAVFALGLIKKYFRVKTVFTIHRLNKGKLPAGLFHEANLGELAPYPDIDPEHTAAYIADTVTTVSRSYLWEEWDFFKNFDGKVTHVFNGIDCSFWNEELLENADLPRSERRRAILRRFGLEDGKTSMFIGRFDKAQKGVDTLLRAIEILSSDPAFWEMRFLIIGKGDPELEAWTRAVRERFPRNVKVVNEVLPREVVRELYGSVDFVLIPSHFEPFGLVQLEAMCLGAVPIASAVGGLRDTIIDLKDDPERATGILVPQGDAFALAKTLITAKELDDETLNRMRENGKRRARVDFTWENACRRYVNLYMDAVDKAMHFLR; the protein is encoded by the coding sequence ATGAAAATTCTGATACTGGGTTTTGAGTACCTCCCGATAAAAGTTGGGGGGCTGGCGGAGGCCGTCACGAGCATAGCTGAGGGACTCGTTGAGCTGGGAAACGAGGTGGTTGTGTTTACTCCCGACCACGGGAAGAAGCTCGGCGAGCCATTCTTGGGGTTTGAAGTAGAGTTCGAGGGGGGATCTGTGGAGATATCTGTGAGGAAAAGGGAGCAGAACGGTGTCACAGTTTATACCCTCGGCGGGGGACTTCTCGACACGGGCGTTTATCCTGACTGGGAGACGCTCAAGAGGAAGACCGTCCTCTTCGGGAAGGCCAGCGCCGGGCTTATGAACCGTATCATCGGCGAGTTCAAGCCGGATGTCGTCCACGCCCACGACTGGCACGCAGTCTTTGCCCTTGGCCTGATCAAGAAGTACTTCAGGGTTAAAACAGTCTTCACAATCCACCGCCTCAACAAAGGTAAACTTCCAGCTGGTCTCTTCCATGAGGCGAACCTTGGCGAGCTCGCTCCTTACCCTGACATTGACCCGGAGCACACCGCGGCATACATAGCAGATACAGTAACGACCGTCAGCAGGAGCTACCTATGGGAGGAGTGGGACTTCTTCAAGAACTTCGACGGCAAAGTGACCCATGTCTTCAACGGCATTGACTGCTCCTTCTGGAACGAGGAGCTCCTTGAGAACGCGGACTTGCCGAGAAGCGAGAGGAGGAGAGCAATTCTAAGGCGTTTTGGCCTTGAAGATGGGAAGACCTCCATGTTTATAGGACGGTTTGATAAGGCCCAAAAAGGCGTGGACACACTTCTCAGAGCGATAGAGATACTCTCCAGCGATCCAGCGTTCTGGGAGATGAGGTTCCTCATAATAGGGAAGGGCGATCCTGAGCTTGAAGCCTGGACCAGGGCAGTGAGGGAGCGCTTCCCCCGGAACGTGAAGGTCGTCAACGAAGTCCTTCCTAGGGAAGTCGTGAGAGAGCTCTACGGATCGGTGGACTTCGTTTTGATACCGTCCCATTTCGAGCCCTTTGGTCTGGTTCAGCTCGAGGCAATGTGCCTTGGGGCGGTACCAATAGCGAGCGCCGTTGGTGGCCTCAGGGACACGATAATAGACCTGAAGGACGACCCTGAGAGGGCGACGGGAATACTCGTCCCTCAAGGGGATGCCTTCGCCCTCGCGAAGACCCTCATAACGGCCAAGGAGCTCGATGACGAAACCCTGAATCGGATGAGGGAGAACGGCAAGAGACGGGCCAGAGTCGATTTCACATGGGAAAACGCCTGCAGGCGCTATGTTAACCTCTATATGGACGCGGTGGATAAGGCCATGCATTTCCTCCGTTAG
- a CDS encoding radical SAM protein yields MVWETPYFSYAVRELPRGCQLCVRGEKLVLFTTGKCPRDCFYCPLSPWRREDVVYANERPVKSVNDVIEEALIQEAKGAGVTGGDPLARLDRTVEYIRILKENFEKDFHIHLYTTGALATEKALSKLYDAGLDEIRFHPDLFNPNSKFFKVEIENIKKAFDFDWDVGGEIPSIPGQLGRMKWYAEFLDKQGAKFLNVNELEFSEMTLKTLLDMGFRPVNDESSAIKGSLELGLEFLEWGEENTSLSYHLCTAKLKDAVQLKNRLRRMAKNVARSYMEITEEGTLRFGIAEYEDLDELYALLVEEAEVPEEWLYINRGKGRIEMPEEVAAELAEAIEGNVKFFIIEEYPTWDHLEVERIPLP; encoded by the coding sequence TTGGTCTGGGAGACACCGTACTTTTCATACGCCGTACGGGAACTACCTAGGGGCTGTCAGCTCTGCGTTAGGGGTGAAAAGCTCGTCCTGTTCACAACGGGTAAGTGCCCGAGGGACTGCTTCTACTGCCCGCTCAGCCCCTGGAGGAGGGAGGACGTTGTTTACGCTAACGAGAGGCCCGTGAAGAGTGTCAATGACGTTATTGAAGAGGCATTAATACAAGAAGCCAAAGGTGCCGGAGTTACCGGGGGGGACCCGCTCGCGAGGCTCGACAGAACGGTTGAGTACATAAGAATCCTCAAGGAGAACTTTGAGAAGGACTTTCACATCCACCTCTACACCACCGGAGCGCTTGCAACCGAAAAGGCCCTCTCGAAGCTCTACGACGCTGGATTAGACGAGATACGCTTCCATCCAGACCTATTTAACCCGAACTCGAAGTTCTTCAAGGTAGAGATAGAGAACATAAAGAAGGCTTTTGACTTCGACTGGGACGTTGGCGGTGAGATCCCCTCTATTCCAGGCCAGCTGGGGAGAATGAAGTGGTACGCTGAGTTTCTCGACAAACAAGGCGCCAAGTTCCTGAACGTGAACGAGCTTGAGTTCAGCGAGATGACGCTTAAAACACTTCTTGACATGGGATTTCGGCCAGTCAACGACGAGAGCTCGGCGATAAAGGGCTCGCTTGAGCTGGGCCTTGAGTTCCTGGAGTGGGGCGAGGAGAACACCTCACTTAGTTACCACCTCTGCACTGCGAAGCTGAAAGATGCAGTCCAGCTTAAAAACCGCCTCAGGAGGATGGCGAAGAACGTCGCGAGGTCTTACATGGAAATCACCGAGGAGGGAACGCTCCGCTTTGGCATAGCCGAGTACGAGGACCTAGACGAACTCTACGCGCTTCTCGTTGAGGAAGCAGAAGTTCCAGAGGAGTGGCTCTACATCAACCGCGGGAAAGGCAGGATAGAGATGCCAGAAGAGGTTGCCGCTGAGCTGGCGGAGGCAATAGAAGGGAACGTTAAGTTCTTCATCATAGAGGAGTATCCCACTTGGGACCACCTTGAGGTGGAGAGGATTCCATTGCCTTAA